Proteins from a single region of Aquamicrobium lusatiense:
- a CDS encoding helix-turn-helix domain-containing protein, which yields MDIRYSTADASPAARKRYWNEAVSQTYFSLDLTFRNEPRFDGSLNNWNLGTLSLSRLASDGLLYRRHKHHLLHERDESYLITVPERADVHFLQDGREAHCKPGQILVERSHLPYDFSYAEANALWVLKVPGSVLRSRVVLPERLASLSFDATCGAGALFVDMMRLVAARLEEMDDQARTMSGRHLVDMLAMAVSADEKMLNANASSVQMAHLYRVENFIRLNLASPSLSPQTIADACGISVRYLHQLFTGFGRSVSEWVKLQRLLMCRQMLCDPACRKKVSEIAYEWGFSDQAQFSRLYRAEFGETPSGTRERSRMTSP from the coding sequence ATGGACATCAGATATTCCACCGCCGATGCCAGTCCTGCCGCGCGCAAGCGTTACTGGAACGAAGCCGTATCGCAGACCTATTTCTCGCTCGACCTGACCTTCAGGAACGAGCCCCGCTTCGACGGCTCCCTCAACAACTGGAACCTCGGCACGCTGTCGCTGTCGCGGCTGGCATCGGACGGCCTGCTCTACCGCCGCCACAAGCACCATCTGCTGCACGAGCGCGACGAGAGCTATCTGATCACCGTGCCGGAACGCGCCGACGTGCATTTCCTGCAGGATGGCCGCGAGGCGCATTGCAAGCCCGGCCAGATCCTGGTCGAGCGCAGCCATCTTCCCTATGATTTCTCCTATGCCGAGGCCAATGCGCTGTGGGTGCTGAAGGTGCCGGGCAGCGTGCTGCGCTCGCGCGTCGTGCTGCCGGAGCGGCTGGCGTCGCTGAGCTTCGACGCCACCTGCGGGGCGGGCGCATTGTTCGTCGACATGATGCGTCTGGTCGCCGCGCGGCTGGAGGAGATGGACGATCAGGCGCGCACCATGTCCGGCCGCCATCTGGTCGACATGCTGGCCATGGCGGTTTCCGCCGACGAAAAGATGCTCAACGCCAACGCGTCCTCCGTGCAGATGGCGCATCTGTATCGCGTGGAGAATTTCATCCGTCTCAATCTGGCTTCGCCCTCGCTCAGCCCTCAAACCATCGCCGACGCCTGCGGCATTTCCGTGCGCTATCTGCACCAGCTTTTCACCGGCTTTGGCCGCTCGGTCAGCGAATGGGTGAAGTTGCAGCGGCTGTTGATGTGCCGGCAGATGCTGTGCGATCCCGCCTGCCGGAAGAAGGTTTCGGAGATCGCCTATGAATGGGGCTTCAGCGATCAGGCCCAGTTCAGCCGGCTCTATCGCGCCGAGTTCGGCGAAACGCCAAGCGGGACGAGAGAGCGAAGCCGCATGACATCGCCCTGA